The stretch of DNA AAATGTATTGTTTCGATGCTGTCAAGGGTATGTAAATCGGTGGCAACCCCCCATTTTTTTAAGAACACTTTTTTAGATGTTACTTCCCTTGCATGCCCAAAGGAAGTAACCAAGGAAAGGGCACCCCGTGAAAAGCCTTTTTCCCCGTTTACCACCCGTTTTTCGGGAATGTGTGAACTCACGAGCCTTCGGCTCGCTCGGACAGCACCCATTCTTTTTCCGAAAACCGGTTGTGACCGCGGGGCTTTTCAACGGGGTTGAATAATCAGAAGCTCAAGAGGTGTTATGCTGTTTATTACAAAAAGTCATGGATTTGGGGGGAGCGCCAGCATATAAACATGTCCCCGAATCATTAATCGGGAATCGTCACTTCGCGCAGACCCTGACAGCATTTATCCATACTTACGGACTTTATCACAATGCTTCCAAAATAAAACGGCATCACTTGTCGCGCTTGCGGGCGAGGCGCTCGGCTTCACGGGCGATGACGATTTCCTCGTTTGTCGGTATTACCAGAATTTTTACCGGTGAATCGCTGCGGTTAATCCCGGCTTCACCTCCTATGGCGCGGGAGTTCTTTTCCTCATCGACCGTTATGCCGAGAAACGAAAGACCCTCGCACGATTTACTCCTGATGAGAGGGCTGTGCTCGCCGACACCGGCGGTAAAAACGAGGGCATCGCATCCGCCGAGCACTCCCATGTATGACGCGATATATTTTTTGATGCGGTAACAGTACATATCGAGGGCGAGGGCGGCGCGTTCGTTGCCGGATTCCGCGGCAGCCGCAACCTCGCGCATGTCCGGGGAAATACCCGAAACACCGAGCAGACCGCTCTTTTTGTTCATGATGGAGTCCATCTCATCGGGCGAGATGCCTTCCTTCCGCATGATATACAGCGGCGCCGCGGTATCGATATCACCGGTCCGCGTTCCCATCATGAGACCCTCGAGGGGAGTGAATCCCATGGATGTATCGACCGCATGACCGCCATGGACAGCATCGATCGAGCAGCCGTTGCCGAGATGGCATGTTATGATTCGCATCTCCTCGTAGGGCCGCCCCAGAATCTCAGCCGCACGCGAGGAAACATAGTAATGGGATGTCCCATGAAAACCGTACCGTCTAATGCCATATTTTTCGTAGTATGCATAAGGCAGGGCATACATATATGCCTTTGGAGGAATTTTGGAATGAAACCCCGTGTCAAAGACGATAACCTGCGGAATATCGGGCATTGCCGATATACAGGCTTCTATTCCGAGGAGATGCGCCGGATTATGGAGCGGCGCAATATCGAGAATACCGCGGATTTCGCCGAGCACTGTCTTGTTTGCCGCGACCGATTCGCAGAAGCGCCTGCCGCCGTTGACAAACCGGTGGCCGACCGCGCCGATCTCCGAAAGGTTGCCGAGCACGGCGCCCGAACCCTCAACAAGCGCTGCAAGGACATGCTTCATGGCCTCATCGTGGTTTTCGATCGGCAGTGTCCGGACACATTTCTGGCCTTCCGTTGCGATATGGGTAAAGATAGCATCCTGAAATCCGATACGTTCGACAATTCCCTTTGCCAGAACATGCTCGCCGGTGGTGTCCATGAGCTGATATTTAACCGATGAACTGCCGCAGTTTATAACAAGAACCTTCACTATTCCTCCTAAAAAATATCATAACAGAATTGTTCGATTCACGAACCCCCTGCTTCGAGAAGGGCATCGACATGGAATGCCGCCGATTCGGCAAGC from bacterium encodes:
- a CDS encoding acetate kinase is translated as MKVLVINCGSSSVKYQLMDTTGEHVLAKGIVERIGFQDAIFTHIATEGQKCVRTLPIENHDEAMKHVLAALVEGSGAVLGNLSEIGAVGHRFVNGGRRFCESVAANKTVLGEIRGILDIAPLHNPAHLLGIEACISAMPDIPQVIVFDTGFHSKIPPKAYMYALPYAYYEKYGIRRYGFHGTSHYYVSSRAAEILGRPYEEMRIITCHLGNGCSIDAVHGGHAVDTSMGFTPLEGLMMGTRTGDIDTAAPLYIMRKEGISPDEMDSIMNKKSGLLGVSGISPDMREVAAAAESGNERAALALDMYCYRIKKYIASYMGVLGGCDALVFTAGVGEHSPLIRSKSCEGLSFLGITVDEEKNSRAIGGEAGINRSDSPVKILVIPTNEEIVIAREAERLARKRDK